Proteins encoded within one genomic window of Gallus gallus isolate bGalGal1 chromosome 1, bGalGal1.mat.broiler.GRCg7b, whole genome shotgun sequence:
- the LOC121109676 gene encoding G2/M phase-specific E3 ubiquitin-protein ligase-like isoform X2 has product MMYARKRKLSDSQEPACVLCGRGDVDRNIFGRTFDQIWFWVHEFCLLFANISFDESSTQEGTVGIDPAALTRKVKQANQKQCCVCGERGAAITCAQGGCERSFHLPCAKDGQCVTQFFREHRSFCWEHRPRQTAVTAPARGTTCVICRQTVGNVASYHTLVCPACKHAWFHRACVQQKALNEGIACFRCPACQDGAQYRIEMSILGIRIPDRRPEREDNRASTAVLQRHGHCDAVICFCAGGRDQAEEEG; this is encoded by the exons ATGATGTATGCTAGGAAGCGGAAGTTGTCTGACTCTCAGGAGCCAG cgTGCGTGCTGTGTGGCCGGGGAGATGTTGACCGAAACATCTTTGGCCGCACATTTGACCAGATTTGGTTTTGGGTCCACGAgttctgcttg ctttttGCCAACATCTCTTTTGATGAAAGCTCCACACAGGAGGGAACTGTGGGCATTGACCCAGCTGCCCTCACACGCAAAGTCAAGCAGGCAAACCAGAAG caatGCTGTGTTTGCGGCGAGAGGGGGGCTGCCATCACATGCGCACAGGGCGGCTGTGAGcgcagctttcatctgccctgTGCCAAGGACGGACAATGCGTCACCCAGTTCTTTCGAGAGCACAG gtccttctgctgggagcaccgccCTCGACAGACCGCAGTGACAGCTCCAGCAAGAGGCACCACCTGTGTCATCTGCCGGCAGACCGTGGGGAACGTTGCATCCTACCACACCCTGGTGTGCCCAGCGTGCAAACATGCCTGGTTCCACCGGGCCTGCgtccag CAAAAGGCCTTGAATGAAGGCATTGCATGCTTCCGGTGCCCTGCCTGCCAAGACGGCGCTCAGTACCGTATTGAAATGTCCATCCTAGGGATCCGAATCCCGGACAG AAGACCAGAGCGGGAGGACAATCGTGCATCCACAGCGGTTCTACAGAGGCACGGGCACTGCGACGCCGTCATCTGCTTTTGCGCTGGAGGCAGGGATCAGGCAGAAGAAGAGGGGTGA
- the LOC121109676 gene encoding G2/M phase-specific E3 ubiquitin-protein ligase-like isoform X1, protein MMYARKRKLSDSQEPGESTASLCTGPDAGQRGAGALPAAESREGRKGQAGAPRQAWGWAPLLLGKGAQLGLRLPWACHGPFPSTASSQHGRHRAGPWGQPPGTPGPASCSPLLTFALSSAACVLCGRGDVDRNIFGRTFDQIWFWVHEFCLLFANISFDESSTQEGTVGIDPAALTRKVKQANQKQCCVCGERGAAITCAQGGCERSFHLPCAKDGQCVTQFFREHRSFCWEHRPRQTAVTAPARGTTCVICRQTVGNVASYHTLVCPACKHAWFHRACVQQKALNEGIACFRCPACQDGAQYRIEMSILGIRIPDRRPEREDNRASTAVLQRHGHCDAVICFCAGGRDQAEEEG, encoded by the exons ATGATGTATGCTAGGAAGCGGAAGTTGTCTGACTCTCAGGAGCCAGGTGAGAGCACTGCGTCCCTGTGCACAGGTCCCgatgctgggcagaggggtgctggggctctgcctgcGGCTGAGAGCcgagaggggaggaaggggcaggcaggagctcccaggcaggcatggggctgggcccctctgctccttggcAAGGGGGCCCAGCTTGGGCTGCGGCTGCCTTGGGCCTGCCAtggccccttcccctccaccgcCTCCAGCCAGCatggcaggcacagagcaggaccctggggacagccccCAGGGACACCTGGCCCCGCCAGCTGCTCACCGCTGCTCAcatttgctctctcctctgcagcgTGCGTGCTGTGTGGCCGGGGAGATGTTGACCGAAACATCTTTGGCCGCACATTTGACCAGATTTGGTTTTGGGTCCACGAgttctgcttg ctttttGCCAACATCTCTTTTGATGAAAGCTCCACACAGGAGGGAACTGTGGGCATTGACCCAGCTGCCCTCACACGCAAAGTCAAGCAGGCAAACCAGAAG caatGCTGTGTTTGCGGCGAGAGGGGGGCTGCCATCACATGCGCACAGGGCGGCTGTGAGcgcagctttcatctgccctgTGCCAAGGACGGACAATGCGTCACCCAGTTCTTTCGAGAGCACAG gtccttctgctgggagcaccgccCTCGACAGACCGCAGTGACAGCTCCAGCAAGAGGCACCACCTGTGTCATCTGCCGGCAGACCGTGGGGAACGTTGCATCCTACCACACCCTGGTGTGCCCAGCGTGCAAACATGCCTGGTTCCACCGGGCCTGCgtccag CAAAAGGCCTTGAATGAAGGCATTGCATGCTTCCGGTGCCCTGCCTGCCAAGACGGCGCTCAGTACCGTATTGAAATGTCCATCCTAGGGATCCGAATCCCGGACAG AAGACCAGAGCGGGAGGACAATCGTGCATCCACAGCGGTTCTACAGAGGCACGGGCACTGCGACGCCGTCATCTGCTTTTGCGCTGGAGGCAGGGATCAGGCAGAAGAAGAGGGGTGA